The Candidatus Saccharibacteria bacterium oral taxon 488 genome has a segment encoding these proteins:
- the der gene encoding ribosome biogenesis GTPase Der produces the protein MSHTLPTVAIIGQANVGKSSLFNRLTRARTAIVAREAGTTRDNVVGKVSYKRRVSSPEKTAISATPPALEPGANTTASLSDKSIALRTALPDAFDAEETAGGRAAADTHAEFWLIDTAGLKPTEDEFEATIQDQIADASAAADVILVMVDSTVYPSDADRQLAKKALKSGKPVLLVANKADLKGSLHTDEFKRLGIKTIIKTSAEHNIGISELLDNIADLIPPATQTEADDIIRVALIGRPNVGKSNLFNTLAGKQQAIVANVAGTTRDVNRVQVRYHGQTIELLDTAGIRRQGKQETGIEKFSVLRTMQAINEADICFLLMDVNELNVGLDQRLAGIIDEAGKGLVLVVSKWDSVEGKDAYTHDKLAPQISYHFKFTPYAPLIFTSSVTGQNVAKLFDLALDIHTRRRQECKTRVLNDLLQKAVAAHPPAGLKNSHPKLRYIVQTDTAPPWFVIYGSNLKFVHWSYKRYLERTLREAFNFAGTPIKLSFRDEKQLKANRERVARGLAPVTKAYKQAKNAEK, from the coding sequence ATGTCTCATACATTACCTACCGTCGCCATCATCGGCCAAGCTAACGTTGGCAAAAGTTCGCTATTCAACCGCTTGACGCGCGCCCGCACCGCCATCGTTGCCCGCGAAGCCGGCACCACCCGCGACAACGTTGTTGGCAAAGTCTCATACAAACGCCGCGTCTCATCTCCTGAGAAGACTGCGATAAGCGCCACACCTCCTGCGCTGGAGCCTGGCGCGAACACAACCGCCAGCCTCTCCGACAAGTCGATAGCTCTGCGGACGGCGTTGCCGGATGCATTCGACGCGGAGGAGACGGCTGGCGGGCGCGCTGCAGCAGACACGCACGCCGAATTCTGGCTCATCGACACCGCCGGCCTCAAACCCACCGAAGACGAATTTGAAGCCACCATCCAAGACCAAATCGCTGATGCCTCCGCCGCTGCCGACGTCATTCTCGTCATGGTCGATTCCACCGTCTATCCATCAGACGCCGACCGTCAACTGGCCAAAAAAGCCCTCAAAAGCGGCAAGCCCGTCCTCCTCGTCGCCAACAAAGCCGACCTCAAAGGCTCGCTCCACACCGACGAATTCAAGCGTCTCGGCATCAAAACCATCATCAAAACCTCCGCCGAACACAACATCGGCATCTCTGAGCTGCTCGACAACATCGCCGATCTCATTCCGCCAGCCACTCAAACCGAAGCTGACGACATCATTCGCGTCGCCCTCATCGGCCGGCCAAATGTCGGCAAAAGCAACCTATTCAACACCCTAGCGGGCAAGCAGCAAGCCATCGTCGCCAACGTCGCCGGCACCACCCGCGACGTCAACCGCGTCCAAGTCCGCTACCACGGCCAGACCATCGAACTACTGGACACCGCCGGCATCCGCCGCCAGGGCAAACAAGAAACCGGCATCGAAAAGTTCTCCGTCCTACGCACTATGCAGGCCATCAACGAAGCCGACATCTGCTTCCTCTTGATGGACGTCAACGAATTGAACGTTGGACTTGATCAGCGCCTAGCCGGCATCATCGACGAAGCAGGCAAGGGGCTAGTCCTGGTCGTCAGCAAATGGGACTCCGTCGAAGGCAAAGATGCCTACACTCACGACAAACTAGCACCGCAAATCAGCTATCATTTCAAATTCACCCCCTACGCACCGCTGATTTTCACTTCATCAGTCACTGGGCAGAATGTCGCCAAATTGTTCGACCTCGCCCTCGATATCCACACTCGCCGCCGCCAAGAATGCAAGACCCGCGTCCTCAACGACCTCTTGCAAAAAGCCGTCGCCGCTCATCCGCCAGCCGGCCTAAAGAACTCGCATCCAAAGCTCCGCTACATCGTCCAGACCGACACGGCCCCGCCATGGTTCGTCATCTACGGCAGCAACCTCAAATTCGTCCACTGGAGCTATAAACGCTACCTCGAACGCACCCTGCGTGAAGCCTTCAACTTCGCCGGCACGCCCATTAAACTATCTTTCCGCGACGAAAAGCAACTGAAAGCCAACCGCGAACGCGTCGCTCGCGGCCTGGCACCAGTTACCAAAGCCTACAAACAAGCTAAAAACGCTGAAAAATAG
- a CDS encoding pseudouridine synthase: MTTPTQASDSADSSAQRLNKFVALALGVSRRQADELIEQGTVTVNDQPAKLGQRITTTDIVRHGNKRLTAQTHQLILLHKPIGYLCSRASQGGVPTIYELLPKNLHHLKPVGRLDKDSSGLILLTNDGDFAHQMTHPSFYKMKRYLVTLDQPLQPLHRQMINDFGVQLPDGPSRLTLERQHDGDDHRWIVQMSEGRNRQIRRTFAALGYTVTKLHRTDFGSYTLGDIKRGEFTEGPLTN; this comes from the coding sequence ATGACTACACCAACGCAAGCATCCGATTCTGCCGATTCATCCGCCCAGCGCCTCAACAAATTCGTGGCGCTGGCACTTGGCGTGTCGCGCCGTCAGGCTGACGAACTGATCGAGCAGGGCACGGTCACCGTGAACGACCAGCCCGCCAAGCTCGGTCAGCGCATCACCACCACCGACATCGTTCGCCACGGCAATAAACGACTCACCGCCCAAACCCACCAACTCATCCTCCTCCATAAACCCATCGGCTACCTCTGTTCGCGCGCCTCGCAGGGCGGCGTACCGACCATTTACGAATTATTGCCAAAAAACCTTCATCACCTCAAGCCCGTCGGTCGCCTGGACAAAGATAGCTCAGGACTGATTCTCCTCACCAACGACGGCGACTTTGCCCATCAGATGACGCACCCGTCGTTTTATAAAATGAAGCGCTATCTGGTGACACTCGACCAGCCACTCCAGCCGCTCCACCGACAAATGATCAATGACTTTGGCGTGCAACTACCTGACGGGCCCAGCCGCTTGACGCTGGAGCGCCAGCACGACGGCGACGACCACCGCTGGATCGTCCAGATGAGCGAAGGCCGCAACCGCCAAATCCGCCGCACCTTCGCCGCCCTTGGCTACACTGTCACCAAACTCCACCGAACAGATTTTGGTAGTTACACCCTCGGTGACATCAAACGCGGGGAATTTACCGAAGGTCCACTGACTAACTAG
- a CDS encoding response regulator, with amino-acid sequence MTKILLVEDDKSLREIYGVRLLAEGYDIVSAGDGEEALAMAIKERPALIVSDVMMPKISGFDMLDILRSTTETRDVKVIMMTALSSEDQRQRGEALGADRYLVKSQVGIEDVVRTVHEVLGDAPEPTPAPEPAAEPVAAAGAPTTQQDAPAVTLPSPTEIAAADAQARQFLDEISAVPAEQRTVLESDKFAGPIATQVVTPAPTAPMAPLTQDGSATTPTQANPDNSTPPATDPAPFVLPSAAPTPAAPSASTEQTAEPATTEPVTPTDPAPTPAPEVEQPPVSGPAPTTPADALPEPTAPVSSPSPQPTSHGGERVIQPLSQEPQPDMSKMMEQELSDQLESIQASPQPTPDSDDFTLPTSDAMAGPHGDLTLDALEPLPTPADDQPLDAGTAINAELANAASSQPQDDDTPFVLPTPAPMPTDPTSTPTPEPEQTSTPKGEPSPATEPAQPTAPQPPTNAFPPQPPVAS; translated from the coding sequence ATGACAAAGATTTTACTAGTAGAAGACGACAAAAGCCTGCGCGAGATTTACGGCGTCAGGTTACTAGCTGAGGGCTACGACATCGTTTCGGCGGGCGACGGTGAAGAGGCCTTGGCTATGGCTATCAAAGAACGCCCGGCCTTGATCGTCAGTGACGTGATGATGCCCAAGATTTCTGGCTTTGACATGCTGGATATCTTGCGCTCGACCACCGAGACACGCGACGTGAAAGTCATCATGATGACCGCACTCTCATCCGAGGACCAGCGGCAACGCGGCGAAGCCCTCGGCGCTGATCGCTACCTCGTCAAGTCGCAAGTCGGCATCGAGGACGTGGTGCGCACGGTCCACGAAGTACTCGGCGACGCGCCAGAACCGACTCCTGCACCCGAGCCGGCCGCAGAACCCGTAGCAGCAGCTGGCGCGCCAACCACCCAGCAAGACGCTCCGGCAGTCACCTTACCATCACCGACAGAGATAGCAGCTGCCGACGCGCAGGCTCGACAGTTTTTAGATGAAATTTCTGCCGTCCCCGCCGAGCAGCGCACAGTCCTCGAAAGCGATAAATTCGCTGGACCAATCGCCACACAAGTTGTCACCCCAGCACCGACTGCACCGATGGCCCCGCTAACTCAGGATGGCTCAGCTACCACGCCCACTCAAGCTAATCCAGATAATTCGACCCCTCCAGCAACTGACCCGGCGCCGTTCGTCTTGCCGAGCGCCGCGCCGACGCCGGCAGCTCCATCCGCATCGACTGAGCAAACCGCCGAGCCGGCCACCACAGAACCAGTGACACCAACCGACCCAGCGCCAACTCCAGCACCCGAGGTAGAGCAACCTCCGGTCTCTGGGCCAGCACCGACCACCCCGGCCGACGCCCTGCCAGAGCCAACAGCGCCAGTCTCATCACCATCGCCACAGCCGACCAGCCACGGTGGTGAGCGGGTGATCCAGCCGCTGAGCCAAGAGCCACAGCCGGACATGTCCAAGATGATGGAGCAGGAGCTCAGCGACCAGCTCGAGTCTATACAGGCCTCGCCGCAGCCAACGCCAGATTCAGACGACTTCACGCTACCAACGTCTGATGCCATGGCGGGGCCGCACGGCGACCTGACGCTTGATGCACTCGAGCCGCTACCGACGCCAGCCGATGACCAGCCGCTTGATGCCGGTACCGCAATCAATGCCGAGCTCGCCAACGCGGCATCATCACAGCCACAAGATGACGATACACCATTCGTCCTGCCCACCCCGGCACCGATGCCAACTGATCCAACCTCGACCCCAACGCCTGAGCCAGAGCAGACCTCGACCCCTAAAGGAGAGCCATCCCCCGCGACAGAGCCAGCACAGCCAACAGCCCCCCAGCCGCCGACCAACGCCTTTCCGCCGCAGCCACCAGTAGCCTCCTAG
- a CDS encoding PAS domain-containing protein, which produces MKWAGDISQVGELSRFWLRRLCEAALFVGLVIVLLYAWARFIPTGYRLPIGEAITDLAAAISALVSLTALILCLWLPRQAITAVSIAVYGLIILAVGSLVATSGFLASPFAAAWLSAAVFAGFFGWPVVLGISLLVVTAITTAAITQHASPIATIGALFFGLAPLALGFIIWRHQPRVSKLGDISELRTKLSTAEGTSDIVINTIDDGVLAISREGNIELINPSAQRIIGWNQGDALGLKWQSVIQLVTADGKDVTVTENPVMQSLINNRPAHSDKLLLRTASDKQILVSIVASPVGKDSEGIIVVFRDITKEKAEERQQAEFISTASHEMRTPVASIEGYLGLALNPATAHIDDKARDFITKAHASAQHLGRLFQDLLDISRAEDGRLKNEPQIINITTFVGEIFEGLAPRAAEKGLVCTFRPDTAATIQPAYYANVDADHLREVVSNLIENAIKYTPDGEVVVDITGDDKTITISVQDSGIGIPAEDLPHLFQKFYRVDNSDTREIGGTGLGLYLSRRLTEAMSGRLFVISEYRKGSTFFLEIPRTRTDEAMRQLPTTPAPAAPPLTTEPPTAVAVQPTVPINATQPDATATVLTKSATPPVPPPNFTPLSLMPTTSSEPTAVKSAIPSAPPEQAATPAPLTAPEPPTAEQKP; this is translated from the coding sequence ATGAAGTGGGCGGGGGATATTTCGCAGGTCGGTGAATTGTCGCGATTTTGGCTGCGGCGACTATGCGAGGCGGCTCTGTTCGTCGGGCTAGTCATCGTCCTCCTCTATGCTTGGGCGCGTTTTATCCCGACCGGCTACCGGCTACCCATCGGCGAAGCCATCACTGACCTCGCCGCCGCTATCAGCGCTCTTGTTAGCCTCACCGCGCTCATCCTCTGCCTGTGGCTACCACGACAAGCCATCACCGCCGTATCCATCGCCGTCTACGGCCTAATCATCCTCGCCGTCGGCTCGCTCGTCGCCACCAGCGGCTTTTTGGCCTCGCCATTCGCCGCCGCTTGGCTCAGCGCCGCAGTGTTCGCCGGCTTCTTTGGCTGGCCCGTCGTCCTCGGCATCAGCCTCCTCGTCGTCACCGCCATCACCACTGCCGCCATCACCCAGCACGCCAGCCCTATCGCCACGATTGGCGCGCTATTTTTTGGCCTGGCGCCACTAGCTCTTGGCTTTATCATCTGGCGCCATCAGCCGCGCGTCAGCAAACTCGGCGACATCTCTGAACTCCGCACCAAGCTATCCACCGCCGAGGGCACCTCTGACATTGTCATCAATACTATCGACGACGGCGTGCTGGCCATCTCGCGCGAGGGCAATATCGAGCTAATCAACCCCTCGGCTCAGCGGATCATCGGCTGGAATCAAGGCGACGCCCTCGGCCTCAAATGGCAAAGCGTCATTCAACTCGTCACCGCCGACGGCAAAGACGTCACCGTCACCGAAAACCCGGTCATGCAATCACTGATCAATAATCGGCCGGCACACTCCGACAAATTACTCCTCCGCACTGCCTCGGACAAGCAAATCCTCGTCTCCATCGTCGCCTCACCAGTTGGTAAAGATAGCGAAGGCATCATCGTCGTCTTTCGCGACATCACCAAGGAAAAAGCCGAGGAGCGCCAGCAAGCCGAATTCATTTCTACCGCCAGCCACGAAATGCGCACCCCCGTTGCCTCCATCGAGGGTTATCTCGGCCTGGCCCTCAACCCAGCCACCGCCCACATCGACGACAAGGCGCGCGATTTCATCACCAAGGCCCACGCCTCGGCCCAGCACCTCGGTCGACTGTTCCAGGATCTACTTGACATCAGCCGCGCCGAAGACGGACGCCTCAAGAACGAGCCACAGATTATCAATATCACCACCTTCGTCGGCGAGATTTTTGAGGGCCTGGCACCACGTGCCGCCGAAAAAGGCCTCGTCTGCACCTTCCGCCCGGACACCGCTGCCACCATCCAGCCAGCCTACTACGCCAACGTCGACGCCGATCACCTCCGCGAAGTTGTTTCTAACTTGATCGAAAACGCCATCAAATACACGCCCGACGGGGAAGTGGTTGTAGATATCACTGGTGATGACAAAACAATCACCATCAGCGTCCAAGATAGCGGCATCGGCATCCCCGCCGAAGACCTGCCGCACCTCTTTCAAAAGTTCTACCGCGTCGACAATTCCGACACCCGCGAGATCGGTGGCACCGGCCTCGGCCTGTATCTCAGCCGCCGCCTGACCGAGGCGATGTCTGGGCGCTTATTCGTCATCAGCGAATACCGCAAAGGCAGCACCTTCTTTCTCGAGATTCCTCGCACCCGCACCGACGAAGCTATGCGCCAATTACCAACCACTCCCGCACCGGCTGCTCCACCACTAACCACCGAGCCGCCAACCGCCGTCGCTGTCCAGCCGACCGTCCCGATCAACGCCACGCAACCAGACGCCACTGCCACTGTCCTCACTAAATCAGCCACGCCTCCGGTACCGCCGCCAAACTTTACTCCGCTGTCGCTGATGCCTACGACATCATCTGAACCGACCGCTGTCAAATCCGCCATACCTTCCGCACCGCCTGAACAAGCCGCTACACCAGCACCGCTTACCGCTCCAGAGCCGCCAACCGCCGAACAAAAACCATAA
- a CDS encoding FtsX-like permease family protein, producing the protein MSQARKTQETQTPRQPKNNLWREFLLGWRLMRQYIVRGRKWTLGLTTLLVAVAFINLAFISSLLAGVTSAIESQIKNLMVGEAYIDVKKPGEYITNVDDKLAEIKRIDGVTAADKILAVPAVLGYNDDKQVQARINVVNPRDFRQTLEVANRVSDGTFLVGDDEIVLGSRLLERGSLEGVKVGDRVTINVNGKKVDVKVGGITSTKFYNADIQAYISRDLWRKLTSGIPSHLTAGENDASMIVVRTSRGKEASVQRALTDLNYPGLRVHDWRDGATVMDTITGSFQSLNAIMLIVGIIIAAVTIFIVIYVDIINKRRQIGIQRAIGVKPRVIVFSYVLLALFYAVCGIAVGLAIFLGGLVPYVVAHPFSLPIADVTLNISWWELLFRAEVVLVVAIISGAIPAIMASRMKMLEAILGKG; encoded by the coding sequence ATGAGCCAGGCTCGCAAAACGCAGGAAACGCAAACGCCACGCCAGCCCAAGAACAATCTGTGGCGCGAGTTCTTGCTAGGCTGGCGATTGATGCGGCAGTACATCGTGCGCGGCCGTAAGTGGACGCTGGGCCTGACGACGCTGCTGGTGGCGGTGGCATTCATCAATCTGGCCTTCATATCGTCGCTGCTAGCTGGCGTCACGTCGGCGATTGAATCGCAGATCAAGAATCTGATGGTCGGCGAGGCCTATATTGATGTCAAAAAGCCCGGCGAGTACATCACCAACGTTGATGATAAGCTGGCTGAAATCAAACGCATCGACGGCGTGACGGCGGCTGACAAAATCCTGGCTGTACCGGCGGTCTTAGGATATAACGATGACAAGCAGGTACAGGCTCGGATCAATGTCGTTAATCCACGAGACTTTCGCCAAACCCTGGAGGTCGCTAACCGCGTGTCGGACGGAACGTTTTTGGTGGGTGACGACGAGATCGTGCTGGGTAGCCGGCTGCTCGAGAGAGGTTCGCTCGAGGGGGTTAAAGTTGGCGATCGGGTAACGATAAATGTTAACGGTAAAAAGGTCGACGTTAAGGTCGGCGGTATTACCTCGACAAAGTTTTATAATGCAGATATTCAAGCGTACATCTCGCGCGATTTGTGGCGCAAGCTCACCAGCGGCATACCGAGCCATTTGACAGCTGGCGAAAACGATGCCAGCATGATCGTCGTGCGCACCAGCCGCGGCAAGGAGGCGTCGGTGCAACGAGCGCTTACTGACCTGAACTATCCGGGCCTGCGCGTTCACGATTGGCGCGACGGAGCGACGGTTATGGATACGATTACCGGTAGTTTTCAGTCGCTCAACGCTATTATGCTGATAGTCGGCATTATCATTGCGGCGGTGACGATCTTCATCGTGATTTACGTTGACATCATCAACAAGCGGCGGCAAATCGGCATTCAGCGGGCGATTGGCGTCAAGCCGCGAGTGATCGTCTTTAGCTATGTCCTATTGGCGCTATTTTATGCGGTGTGCGGTATAGCGGTCGGCTTGGCAATTTTCCTCGGTGGGCTGGTGCCATATGTGGTGGCACATCCGTTCAGTCTGCCAATTGCTGACGTGACGCTCAACATATCGTGGTGGGAATTGCTATTCCGTGCCGAGGTTGTGCTAGTGGTCGCCATCATCAGTGGTGCCATCCCCGCCATCATGGCCTCGCGGATGAAAATGCTCGAGGCGATTTTGGGGAAGGGCTAA
- a CDS encoding ATP-binding cassette domain-containing protein, translating to MAREILTIEHLSKTYGSGDSATRALKDVSFSIRHGDFLMITGRNGSGKSTFMHQVAMLDRPDSGTIWFDSRGDETPAIEITQLPEKQRIELRLRQVGYIFQEYALIRELTALENVMLPRLMWCSAKIARQKALHELDRVGLKDRARHLPSQLSGGEQQRVAIARALVNEPHIIFADEPTANLDTVASTNVMETLKEINASGITLVMISHEADELAYAKRQIVFENGKLKGERKPSAGRLL from the coding sequence ATGGCCCGCGAAATTCTTACCATTGAGCATCTCAGCAAGACGTACGGTTCGGGTGATAGTGCCACGCGTGCGCTCAAGGACGTCAGTTTTTCGATTCGTCACGGCGATTTTCTGATGATCACGGGGCGCAATGGTTCGGGCAAATCGACCTTTATGCATCAGGTGGCGATGCTAGATCGCCCTGATAGCGGCACGATTTGGTTTGATAGTAGGGGTGACGAGACACCGGCGATAGAGATCACTCAGCTACCAGAAAAACAGCGAATTGAACTGCGCCTGCGCCAAGTTGGCTATATTTTTCAAGAGTACGCCCTGATTCGTGAGCTCACCGCCCTAGAAAACGTCATGTTGCCGCGGCTGATGTGGTGCTCGGCGAAGATTGCCCGACAAAAAGCCTTGCACGAACTGGATCGTGTTGGTTTGAAGGACAGAGCGCGCCATCTGCCATCGCAATTATCTGGCGGCGAACAGCAGCGCGTGGCGATTGCCCGGGCTCTGGTCAATGAGCCGCACATTATCTTTGCCGACGAGCCGACGGCTAACCTAGATACGGTTGCCTCAACAAATGTCATGGAAACATTGAAGGAAATTAATGCCAGCGGCATAACCTTGGTGATGATCTCGCATGAAGCTGATGAGCTAGCCTATGCCAAGCGGCAAATCGTGTTTGAAAACGGCAAACTAAAAGGCGAGCGCAAACCTTCAGCCGGGAGGCTACTATGA